GATCTTCAGTACAGAAGATATGCGCATCATCCTGAGTAAAGCCACGAACACGCATCAGACCGTGCAGCGCACCTGATGGCTCGTTACGGTGGCAGCTACCGAACTCCGCCATACGCAGCGGCAGGTCGCGGTAGGACTTCAGACCCTGGTTGAAGATCTGAACGTGGCCCGGGCAGTTCATTGGCTTGATGCAGTATTCACGGTTCTCAGACGAGGTGGTGAACATCGCATCTTTGTAGTTGTCCCAGTGGCCGGTTTTTTCCCACAGCACACGGTCCATCATGAACGGGCCTTTCACTTCCTGATACTGGTACTCTTTCAGCTTGGAGCGTACGAAAGTTTCCAGTTCACGGAAGATAGTCCAGCCGTCGTTATGCCAGAACACCATGCCCGGCGCTTCTTCCTGCATGTGGTACAGGTCAAGCTGCTTACCGATTTTACGGTGGTCACGCTTCGCCGCCTCTTCCAGGCGCAGCAGGTACGCGTTCAGGGCTTTTTTATCGGCCCACGCGGTACCATAGATACGCTGCAACATCTTGTTGTTGCTGTCGCCACGCCAGTAGGCGCCTGCGATCTTCATCAGCTTAAAGTGATGACAGAAGCGCATGTTCGGCACGTGAGGTCCACGGCACATGTCGACGTATTCTTCGTGATGGTACAAGCCAGGCTTGTCATCATGCGAAATGTTTTCGTCAAGAATAGAGACCTTGTAGCTCTCGCCGCGCTTCACGAAGGTTTCACGCGCTTCGTGCCAGCTGACTTTCTTCTTGATGACGTCATAGTTCGTTTCGGCGAGCTCGTGCATGCGTTTTTCGAGCGCGTCGATATCTTCCTGAGTCAGGGTGTGGTCAAGGTCAACGTCGTAGTAGAAACCATTGTCGATAACCGGACCGATCGCCATTTTGGTGTTTGGCCACAGCTGTTTGATGGCATGGCCTAACAGGTGCGCGCAGGAGTGACGAATGATCTCCAGACCTTCTTCGTCTTTCGCGGTGATGATTG
This region of Enterobacter asburiae genomic DNA includes:
- the thrS gene encoding threonine--tRNA ligase; the encoded protein is MPVITLPDGSQRHFDRAVSPMDVALDIGPGLAKATIAGRVNGELVDASDLIENDATLAIITAKDEEGLEIIRHSCAHLLGHAIKQLWPNTKMAIGPVIDNGFYYDVDLDHTLTQEDIDALEKRMHELAETNYDVIKKKVSWHEARETFVKRGESYKVSILDENISHDDKPGLYHHEEYVDMCRGPHVPNMRFCHHFKLMKIAGAYWRGDSNNKMLQRIYGTAWADKKALNAYLLRLEEAAKRDHRKIGKQLDLYHMQEEAPGMVFWHNDGWTIFRELETFVRSKLKEYQYQEVKGPFMMDRVLWEKTGHWDNYKDAMFTTSSENREYCIKPMNCPGHVQIFNQGLKSYRDLPLRMAEFGSCHRNEPSGALHGLMRVRGFTQDDAHIFCTEDQVRDEVNACIRMVYDMYSTFGFEKIVVKLSTRPEKRIGSDETWDRAEADLAVALEENGIPFEYQLGEGAFYGPKIEFTLYDCLDRAWQCGTVQLDFSLPQRLSASYVGEDNERQVPVMIHRAILGSLERFIGILTEEFAGFFPTWLAPVQVVVMNITDSQADYVKELTQKLQNAGIRVKADLRNEKIGFKIREHTLRRVPYMLVCGDKEVEAGKVAVRTRRGKDLGSLDVSEVIEKLQQEIRSRSLQQLEE